A region from the Corallococcus caeni genome encodes:
- a CDS encoding TVP38/TMEM64 family protein encodes MNASPQPQDSRRGLPAMWGRALLLGLLLAGLALLTSSEAFQSQLRRVLDAAAPVISAHPFWGAVLFVLLSALSAMLAFFSSALLLPVALQAWGKAVCALLLWVGWMLGGACAYGIARAWGRPVIRRLTSASLLARYEERVSRRTPFGVVLLFQLAVPSEIPGYVLGLARYGLRRYLAVLALAELPYAVGTVYLGASVLARRTPALLGLGAAGILAGLLAFHLLRKRLGARPPSG; translated from the coding sequence ATGAACGCCTCGCCCCAGCCCCAGGACTCGCGTCGCGGGCTCCCGGCCATGTGGGGCCGGGCGCTCCTGCTGGGGTTGCTGCTCGCGGGCCTCGCGTTGCTCACGTCCTCGGAGGCGTTCCAGTCCCAGCTGCGCCGGGTGCTCGACGCGGCCGCGCCCGTCATCTCCGCGCATCCCTTCTGGGGCGCGGTGCTCTTCGTCCTGCTCTCCGCCCTGTCCGCGATGCTGGCCTTCTTCTCCAGCGCGCTGCTGCTGCCGGTGGCGCTCCAGGCCTGGGGAAAGGCGGTCTGCGCGCTGCTGCTCTGGGTGGGCTGGATGCTGGGCGGCGCGTGCGCGTACGGCATCGCCCGCGCCTGGGGCAGGCCCGTCATCCGCCGGCTCACCTCCGCCAGCCTGCTCGCCCGCTACGAGGAGCGCGTCTCCCGGCGCACGCCCTTCGGCGTGGTGCTCCTCTTCCAGCTCGCCGTCCCCTCCGAGATCCCGGGCTACGTGCTCGGGCTGGCGCGCTATGGCCTGCGTCGCTACCTGGCCGTGCTCGCCCTGGCGGAGCTGCCCTACGCGGTGGGCACTGTCTACCTGGGGGCCAGCGTCCTGGCGCGGCGCACGCCCGCGCTGCTGGGCCTGGGCGCGGCCGGCATCCTCGCCGGCCTGCTCGCCTTCCACCTGCTGCGCAAGCGGCTCGGCGCGCGGCCGCCGTCCGGCTGA
- a CDS encoding phosphoribosyltransferase, whose protein sequence is MYFEDRVDAGRRLARRLLEAGYTGEDTVVVGLPRGGVPVAYEVASALGAPLDVCVVRKVGAPNYPELGLGAVAEGGVVFLDRKRMDEVDVTEDDLRGPIRQKTEEVEERVARFRQGAPPPRVEGQRILLVDDCIATGATVWAALQALRARKPGRIVLAVPVAQTLTLNALRPLVDDVVCPFSTLSLFSIGQWYLDFRQVPDEEVVDLLTLARSTFEQRRRASPPGSAHPGPPPR, encoded by the coding sequence ATGTATTTCGAGGACCGGGTGGACGCGGGCCGGCGGCTCGCGCGAAGGCTGCTGGAGGCCGGGTACACGGGCGAGGACACCGTCGTCGTGGGGCTGCCACGGGGCGGGGTCCCCGTCGCCTACGAGGTGGCGTCGGCGCTGGGCGCTCCCCTGGACGTCTGCGTGGTGCGCAAGGTGGGCGCTCCGAACTACCCGGAGCTGGGCCTGGGGGCGGTGGCGGAGGGAGGCGTCGTCTTCCTCGACCGCAAGCGGATGGACGAGGTGGACGTCACGGAAGACGACCTCCGCGGGCCCATCCGCCAGAAGACCGAGGAGGTGGAGGAGCGCGTGGCGCGCTTCCGCCAGGGCGCGCCGCCGCCGCGCGTGGAGGGACAGCGCATCCTCCTCGTCGATGACTGCATCGCGACCGGCGCCACCGTCTGGGCGGCCCTCCAGGCGCTGCGCGCGCGGAAGCCCGGGCGCATCGTCCTCGCCGTCCCCGTGGCGCAGACCCTGACGCTCAACGCGCTGAGGCCGCTGGTGGATGACGTGGTGTGCCCGTTCTCCACGCTGTCGCTGTTCTCGATTGGCCAGTGGTACCTGGACTTCCGGCAGGTGCCCGACGAGGAGGTGGTGGACCTGCTGACGCTGGCGCGGAGCACCTTCGAGCAGCGCCGGCGCGCGTCCCCTCCCGGCTCCGCCCACCCCGGTCCACCTCCGAGATGA
- a CDS encoding Hsp20/alpha crystallin family protein: MAMHPIRRARELARSEQSWDPFAQMHELLQADPMALLRKMMPGGEEGWSLAPDFDVKETKDAYVFKADLPGVKQEDLEVSVTGQRLIISGKRDEEKREEGERYFTYERSHGSFSRSFTVPEGVDVDRVNAELKDGVLVLRIPKRAEAQSKRIQIGGGGAKGKA, from the coding sequence ATGGCAATGCATCCCATCCGGCGCGCGCGGGAGCTCGCGCGCAGTGAGCAGTCGTGGGACCCGTTCGCGCAGATGCACGAGTTGCTCCAGGCGGATCCCATGGCGCTGCTGCGCAAGATGATGCCGGGCGGCGAGGAGGGCTGGTCGCTCGCGCCGGACTTCGACGTGAAGGAGACCAAGGACGCCTATGTCTTCAAGGCGGACCTGCCGGGCGTGAAGCAGGAGGACCTGGAGGTCTCCGTCACCGGGCAGCGGCTGATCATCAGCGGCAAGCGCGACGAGGAGAAGCGTGAGGAGGGCGAGCGTTATTTCACATACGAGCGCAGCCACGGCAGCTTCAGCCGATCCTTCACCGTCCCGGAGGGCGTGGACGTGGATCGAGTCAACGCGGAGCTGAAGGACGGCGTGCTCGTCCTGAGGATTCCCAAGCGCGCCGAGGCCCAGTCCAAGCGCATCCAGATTGGCGGGGGCGGGGCCAAGGGCAAGGCGTGA
- a CDS encoding lysylphosphatidylglycerol synthase transmembrane domain-containing protein — protein sequence MAARQGWRGWGFGLALLAALILVVARASDEREFARLLKQSAPAWLFVAVLLQAATYLSQSAVWRAVLRRTRFHVPLGALYTMSFAKLFVDQALPSAGISGAALIVHGLERRGVARGPVMACVVVETMTNYTALILALLVALGMEDFIGEARRLVWMATAVLIALSGALIVFLLRLSRGDGDHRPPRGFARIPGARTLLHALSEAPPELAHSARVLTEATVFNFIIHLLDAATLWTLLRAIGVDAAPTHVFTAFMLSALARVLGVIPGGLGTFEAASTGALTLMGVPLAAALSATVLFRGFSFYLPLLPGLWLSRGVLRE from the coding sequence GTGGCGGCCCGGCAGGGCTGGCGGGGCTGGGGCTTCGGGCTGGCCCTGCTGGCCGCGCTCATCCTGGTGGTGGCGCGCGCCTCCGACGAGCGTGAGTTCGCGCGCCTGCTGAAGCAGTCCGCCCCCGCGTGGCTGTTCGTCGCCGTGCTGCTCCAGGCGGCGACGTACCTGTCCCAGTCCGCGGTGTGGCGCGCGGTGTTGCGACGGACGCGCTTCCACGTGCCCCTGGGCGCCCTCTACACGATGAGCTTCGCGAAGCTCTTCGTCGACCAGGCCCTCCCCTCCGCGGGCATCAGCGGCGCGGCGCTCATCGTCCACGGCCTGGAGCGGCGCGGGGTGGCGCGGGGGCCGGTGATGGCCTGCGTGGTGGTGGAGACGATGACCAACTACACCGCGCTCATCCTGGCGCTGCTCGTCGCGCTGGGCATGGAGGACTTCATTGGCGAGGCGCGGCGGCTGGTGTGGATGGCCACGGCGGTGCTCATCGCGCTCAGCGGCGCGCTCATCGTCTTCCTCCTGCGCCTGTCCCGGGGCGACGGGGACCACCGGCCGCCCCGGGGCTTCGCGAGGATCCCGGGAGCGAGGACGCTGCTGCACGCCCTTTCCGAAGCCCCGCCGGAGCTGGCGCACAGCGCCCGCGTGCTGACCGAGGCGACTGTCTTCAACTTCATCATCCACCTGCTCGACGCGGCGACGCTCTGGACCCTGCTGCGTGCCATTGGCGTGGACGCGGCGCCCACCCACGTCTTCACCGCCTTCATGCTGTCGGCGCTGGCGCGGGTTCTGGGCGTCATCCCCGGAGGCCTGGGCACCTTCGAGGCCGCCTCCACCGGTGCGCTGACGCTGATGGGCGTGCCCCTGGCCGCGGCGCTCTCCGCGACGGTGCTGTTCCGCGGCTTCAGCTTCTACCTCCCCCTGCTGCCGGGCCTCTGGCTCTCGCGGGGAGTGCTTCGCGAGTGA